In Diorhabda sublineata isolate icDioSubl1.1 chromosome 4, icDioSubl1.1, whole genome shotgun sequence, a single window of DNA contains:
- the LOC130442446 gene encoding peptidyl-prolyl cis-trans isomerase-like 3 isoform X3, which translates to MSVTMHTDLGNIKIELFCESCPKACENFLALCASDYYNGCLFHRNIKGFIVQTGDPTGTGKGGSSIWGKKFEDEFKEQLKHGARGTVSMASNGPNTNGSQFFITYAAQPHLDLKYTIFGKVIDGFETLDELEKLQVNPKNYRPLNDVRINGVTIHANPLAG; encoded by the exons ATG TCCGTTACAATGCACACTGATTTAGGAAACATTAAAATCGAACTATTTTGTGAATCGTGTCCGAAAGCCTGTGAAAACTTCCTAGCACTCTGTGCAAGTGATTATTACAACGGTTGTTTGTTCCATAGAAATATTAAAGGATTTATAGTACAAACTGGTGATCCTACAGGTACAGGCAAAGGGGGAAGTTCAATATGGGGTAAAAAATTTGAGGACGAATTCAAAGAGCAATTGAAA CACGGAGCCAGAGGTACTGTATCTATGGCAAGTAATGGACCAAATACAAATGGAAGtcagttttttattacatatgCAGCACAACCACATTTAGATCTTAAGTATACTATATTTGGAAA ggTGATAGATGGATTCGAAACTTTGGATGAACTAGAAAAACTTCAGGTCAATCCAAAAAATTACAGACCTCTTAATGATGTAAGAATAAATGGTGTTACAATACATGCCAATCCTTTAGCAGGTTGA
- the LOC130442446 gene encoding peptidyl-prolyl cis-trans isomerase-like 3 isoform X1 — protein MTSFTQSCSGCSESQPNHIQSVTMHTDLGNIKIELFCESCPKACENFLALCASDYYNGCLFHRNIKGFIVQTGDPTGTGKGGSSIWGKKFEDEFKEQLKHGARGTVSMASNGPNTNGSQFFITYAAQPHLDLKYTIFGKVIDGFETLDELEKLQVNPKNYRPLNDVRINGVTIHANPLAG, from the exons ATGACCAGTTTTACCCAATCATGCTCTGGATGTTCGGAAAGTCAACCGAATCACATACAA TCCGTTACAATGCACACTGATTTAGGAAACATTAAAATCGAACTATTTTGTGAATCGTGTCCGAAAGCCTGTGAAAACTTCCTAGCACTCTGTGCAAGTGATTATTACAACGGTTGTTTGTTCCATAGAAATATTAAAGGATTTATAGTACAAACTGGTGATCCTACAGGTACAGGCAAAGGGGGAAGTTCAATATGGGGTAAAAAATTTGAGGACGAATTCAAAGAGCAATTGAAA CACGGAGCCAGAGGTACTGTATCTATGGCAAGTAATGGACCAAATACAAATGGAAGtcagttttttattacatatgCAGCACAACCACATTTAGATCTTAAGTATACTATATTTGGAAA ggTGATAGATGGATTCGAAACTTTGGATGAACTAGAAAAACTTCAGGTCAATCCAAAAAATTACAGACCTCTTAATGATGTAAGAATAAATGGTGTTACAATACATGCCAATCCTTTAGCAGGTTGA
- the LOC130442446 gene encoding peptidyl-prolyl cis-trans isomerase-like 3 isoform X2, protein MVIYSVTMHTDLGNIKIELFCESCPKACENFLALCASDYYNGCLFHRNIKGFIVQTGDPTGTGKGGSSIWGKKFEDEFKEQLKHGARGTVSMASNGPNTNGSQFFITYAAQPHLDLKYTIFGKVIDGFETLDELEKLQVNPKNYRPLNDVRINGVTIHANPLAG, encoded by the exons ATGGTAATATAT TCCGTTACAATGCACACTGATTTAGGAAACATTAAAATCGAACTATTTTGTGAATCGTGTCCGAAAGCCTGTGAAAACTTCCTAGCACTCTGTGCAAGTGATTATTACAACGGTTGTTTGTTCCATAGAAATATTAAAGGATTTATAGTACAAACTGGTGATCCTACAGGTACAGGCAAAGGGGGAAGTTCAATATGGGGTAAAAAATTTGAGGACGAATTCAAAGAGCAATTGAAA CACGGAGCCAGAGGTACTGTATCTATGGCAAGTAATGGACCAAATACAAATGGAAGtcagttttttattacatatgCAGCACAACCACATTTAGATCTTAAGTATACTATATTTGGAAA ggTGATAGATGGATTCGAAACTTTGGATGAACTAGAAAAACTTCAGGTCAATCCAAAAAATTACAGACCTCTTAATGATGTAAGAATAAATGGTGTTACAATACATGCCAATCCTTTAGCAGGTTGA
- the LOC130442446 gene encoding peptidyl-prolyl cis-trans isomerase-like 3 isoform X4, which yields MHTDLGNIKIELFCESCPKACENFLALCASDYYNGCLFHRNIKGFIVQTGDPTGTGKGGSSIWGKKFEDEFKEQLKHGARGTVSMASNGPNTNGSQFFITYAAQPHLDLKYTIFGKVIDGFETLDELEKLQVNPKNYRPLNDVRINGVTIHANPLAG from the exons ATGCACACTGATTTAGGAAACATTAAAATCGAACTATTTTGTGAATCGTGTCCGAAAGCCTGTGAAAACTTCCTAGCACTCTGTGCAAGTGATTATTACAACGGTTGTTTGTTCCATAGAAATATTAAAGGATTTATAGTACAAACTGGTGATCCTACAGGTACAGGCAAAGGGGGAAGTTCAATATGGGGTAAAAAATTTGAGGACGAATTCAAAGAGCAATTGAAA CACGGAGCCAGAGGTACTGTATCTATGGCAAGTAATGGACCAAATACAAATGGAAGtcagttttttattacatatgCAGCACAACCACATTTAGATCTTAAGTATACTATATTTGGAAA ggTGATAGATGGATTCGAAACTTTGGATGAACTAGAAAAACTTCAGGTCAATCCAAAAAATTACAGACCTCTTAATGATGTAAGAATAAATGGTGTTACAATACATGCCAATCCTTTAGCAGGTTGA